A region from the Triticum urartu cultivar G1812 chromosome 1, Tu2.1, whole genome shotgun sequence genome encodes:
- the LOC125534081 gene encoding zinc finger protein ZAT9-like yields MDRHTCKLCFRRFQNGRALGGHMRSHVMAAAAAAAYSTPPTQQQSPPLSLASTSSTDTDGKPAQPKRLSWVLREDPARSCKVGAPEFSGGCFGGVTAAAGESSVVQDGESDTESPRGGAGFAVSRRRSKRARRRAPPPVPDPEPASTVSDSTQEEDVAMSLVMLSRDSWTRSRSEPEPRWASEAEQNNDGTKVFDEDEDGPDVAGEAYYAEATPVHVHPRARHQCGACKKVFRSYQALGGHRASVKKGKGGCVPPPAGKACRADAPIVHECPFCFRVFSSGQALGGHKRAHMPSPSPAKCGDSFGSFDLNVPAAFDDDFELSAVYDAEFGSVRQ; encoded by the coding sequence ATGGACAGGCACACCTGCAAGCTCTGCTTCCGGCGGTTCCAGAATGGCCGTGCGCTGGGCGGCCACATGCGATCCCATGTCATGGCGGCCGCCGCAGCTGCTGCGTACTCGACGCCTCCGACGCAGCAGCAGTCGCCGCCACTGTCCTTGGCGTCCACCTCGTCGACGGACACGGATGGTAAGCCGGCTCAGCCGAAACGGCTGTCCTGGGTCCTGCGTGAGGATCCCGCGAGAAGCTGTAAGGTAGGCGCGCCTGAATTCTCAGGCGGATGCTTCGGAGGGGTCACCGCGGCGGCCGGCGAGTCGTCGGTCGTGCAGGACGGCGAGAGCGACACGGAGTCCCCGCGCGGTGGCGCGGGGTTCGCCGTGAGCCGACGGCGCTCCAAGCGGGCACGGCGGCGTGCGCCGCCGCCTGTGCCGGATCCCGAGCCGGCGAGCACCGTCTCCGATTCGACGCAGGAGGAGGACGTGGCCATGTCGCTCGTGATGCTGTCTCGGGACTCGTGGACGCGGTCCAGATCCGAGCCGGAGCCCCGCTGGGCCTCGGAGGCCGAGCAAAACAACGACGGCACCAAGGTGTTcgacgaggacgaggacggcCCCGACGTGGCCGGCGAGGCTTACTACGCCGAGGCGACGCCGGTGCACGTGCACCCGCGCGCCAGGCACCAGTGCGGCGCATGCAAGAAGGTGTTCCGGTCGTACCAGGCCCTCGGCGGCCACCGCGCCAGCGTCAAGAAAGGCAAGGGCGGCTGCGTGCCACCGCCCGCTGGCAAGGCCTGCCGCGCCGACGCCCCGATCGTCCACGAGTGCCCGTTCTGCTTCCGCGTGTTCAGCTCCGGGCAGGCCCTGGGCGGCCACAAGCGCGCGCACATGCCGTCGCCGTCTCCGGCGAAATGCGGGGACAGCTTCGGGTCCTTCGATCTCAACGTGCCGGCCGCGTTCGACGACGACTTCGAGCTCTCCGCCGTGTACGACGCCGAGTTCGGCAGCGTCAGACAGTGA